The Candidatus Ozemobacteraceae bacterium genome segment ACGGCCCTCATCCGGCCGTCGAGCCGGAGGGGCCACAGGAGGTAGCCGCGAAGCACTTTCGGCGGCCCTTCGAGGACGGCCGCCACAGCTTCCGAGTTTCGCTCGAGCCGCTCGAGCAGCGCGGGATGCTTCTGAAGCGCCGGCAGGTGGTTCCATTCGGGAAAGGCGCCGACGTCCTGCGAACTCACGAGAACGTCGTGAAACTCGGTCAGATGCTCATCCATGAGCCAGAGAAAGGCGGAATCGACGCCGATGAAGCTGGCGATGCGTCTGAGCGCGGCCCTGATGCGGGCCCGGAAGTTGAGCATGCGGGAGGCCAGGAGCTCGTCCGAAAGCTGGTCGAGCAGGGCGACGAGCGATTCGAGATATTCGAACGAGACGTCTTCGGGAATGGGCATGTACACAGGATCGACTGTCTTCCGGTTTTCCTGGGAATTCAGTTCCTGTTCATCCAGAACGTGGATTCTGTTCCGGGTTTCCATGCCTCCTCACCTCTGCCTTCCCCATTGTATCTAGCAAGTTTCGTACGAGAAGCCTTCCCGGGGCGTACCCCGGGAAAGGGAATCAGTGAACCCCCGTTCTTGATTCCTGCCTGCATTAGCCAATGATCGGTCTCGCACGCCATCCCGCCCGTTCTGAGCCTGCCGAATAACGAGGGGTTCTCGCCCCCTTCGCCAGGGTAGGGCGAGCGAGAGGGATCATCGTTTCAGGGAAAAACAGGACAACACCGGGGATATTTTCCCTCCGGGTCTGCGATGACTCAGGCGGACTGCCAGCGTTTCAGGAAAAGTTCGCGAGCCAGCGTGATGTAGGCGCGTTCCTGAACGAAAATTTCGAGTGTGATGGTTCCGTCGTAGACTTTTTTCAGACCGGGAACGAAGGTATCCCAGTCGATGCGGCCGGTTCCGGGAGGCAGGTGCTGGTCCTTGCTTCCGTCGTTGTCGTGAAGATGCACATGGACGAGGCGGTTCGCAAAGGCCTGGGCGAATTCGAGGGGGTTGCGCCGGTTCAGGTTGAAATGGCCGACGTCGAGATGGAACCCGAGGTCGGGATGATCGTTCATGAGTTTTTCGAGATTTTCGCGCGTTTCGTGGGGAGAGCCGACCGGCTCGTACATCAATCCCACGCCGAACTCCCGTGCCGCCGCCTCGACCTCGTGCAGCGACTCGCTCTGCCAGGCGAGTCCTTCCTCGGCCGTGAACATCGATGTCGGCCAACTCGCATGGATCGTCACCCAGGGCATGCCGATCCGGCCGAACACCTCGAGGTAGGTCCTGGCGGTGTCGATGGCGGCCCTCCGCATTTCGCGCATGGCCGAGCCGATCGGCAGATACCAGGCAAGATGACCGACACACCCGAGCCCGTGTGCATCCAGGGCCGAACGCACGGTGGCCGCGTCGACGCGCTCGGCTGTGCCCTTGTCCGGTTCCAAAAAGAGGTCGACGAAATCGAAGCCGGCCGACGCGATCCATTCTATTTCTTCGACGATATCACGCCTCGGATGCGTGGGATACCCGAGTTTCATGTCAGTCAGCTCCCGTTCTCAGAAGTTTGTCGACCCACGCCGGCACGACCTCGGTCGCGGGGCCGTACGTCGCGTCGGCGAACCGCGAAGCGCCGACCGACGGCTCGAGGTTCAGCTCGATCGTGCGCGTGCCGCCGTTCGAACGGGCGCGTTCGACAAAGCCGGCCGCCGGGTAGACGTTTCCCGACGTGCCGATCGCCGCGAACAGGTCGCAACGATCTATAGCATCAAATATCTCATCCAAGCGAAGCGGAGTTTCGCCGAACCAGACAATGTGCGGCCGCACCCCGCCCTTTCCGGCGCAGTGCGGACAGGCCGTCTCTGGCGAGATCTCGCCGGTCTCTTTCCATATGCGCCCGCACCGCTCGCACCGCACCTTGAGAAGTTCTCCGTGCATGTGGATCAGTCGGGTCGAACCGGCTCGCTCGTGCAGGTCGTCGATGTTCTGCGTCACGACGAGCAACCGGTCGCCCAACTCCCGCTCGAGTCTGGCAAGCGCATGATGGGCGGCGTTCGGCTGCACGGAACTCAACTGCATGCGCTGCTCGTTGTAGAACCGGTGAACCTTGACGGGGTTGCGCAGATACCCTTCGGGCGTCGCCACGTCTTCGATCCGGTACCGTTCCCAGACGCCGCCGGCGTCGCGGAAGGTGTCGAGGCCCGATTCTTTCGAG includes the following:
- a CDS encoding sugar phosphate isomerase/epimerase codes for the protein MKLGYPTHPRRDIVEEIEWIASAGFDFVDLFLEPDKGTAERVDAATVRSALDAHGLGCVGHLAWYLPIGSAMREMRRAAIDTARTYLEVFGRIGMPWVTIHASWPTSMFTAEEGLAWQSESLHEVEAAAREFGVGLMYEPVGSPHETRENLEKLMNDHPDLGFHLDVGHFNLNRRNPLEFAQAFANRLVHVHLHDNDGSKDQHLPPGTGRIDWDTFVPGLKKVYDGTITLEIFVQERAYITLARELFLKRWQSA
- the cobB gene encoding NAD-dependent protein deacylase; the protein is MIERTHRIVVLTGAGISKESGLDTFRDAGGVWERYRIEDVATPEGYLRNPVKVHRFYNEQRMQLSSVQPNAAHHALARLERELGDRLLVVTQNIDDLHERAGSTRLIHMHGELLKVRCERCGRIWKETGEISPETACPHCAGKGGVRPHIVWFGETPLRLDEIFDAIDRCDLFAAIGTSGNVYPAAGFVERARSNGGTRTIELNLEPSVGASRFADATYGPATEVVPAWVDKLLRTGAD